GCAATCGAGATGCCGGGATCGATCGCGGCGGCGCGCTCGTGCAATTTCTCGACGTCCGGGTGATCGTGACTGTCCGAAAGGACGCGTGCGATCACGCGGCGCTGCTCGGTGATACGCAGGCCCCGTTCGGCGCAAAGGGCTTCGATGTCGATCGGCTGCTGCACAGGAACTCCGCTAGCTCGGGGGCTGCACCAGCTTTACGCTGGTGCAGCAAAATCTACAACCCGGGGGAGCGGTGTTCAGGCCTTGACGGCAGGCTTGCGGCTGCGGCGCGGACCGGGCTTGCGGCCGAGGCCGATCTTCTTGGCGAGATCGCGGCGCTTCTCGGCATAGTTGGGCGCGACCATCGGGTAGTCGGCGGCGAGGCCCCAGCGCTGGCGATACTGGTCCGGCGTGAGATTGTAGTGCGTCATCAGGTGACGCTTGAGCATTTTCAGCTTCTTACCATCTTCGAGGCAGACAATGTGGTCGGGCTTTACCGACGAACGGATCGACACTGCCGGCTCGGGCAGCTTCTCGACTGCGGGAGCGGCCTGGCCAAGCCCGGAAAGCGCGCCATAGACATTGGTAATCAGCAATGGCAAATCTTCGACCGAAACGCTGTTATTGCTCACATGAGCAGCGACGATGTCCGAAGTAAGCGTGATCAACGTTTCATTCATGTCGTTCTGCGGGATGTCCATTAATCGATCCTCGGTATTACAATGCGGCCCTGCTCTGTTCTTGCCAGCATGACTGCCGGGACAGAGCTGTGCATCGCATTGAACCAAGCCTCGGGCCAACACAAGTGGCAATTTCTCCGTATTTGGGACTATCGAGGTTAACTACTAACCTAGGTTGGCAGTCTCATCGAATGGTTACTTTTCACATGTCGAAACTGAATGTGATCGCATCGATGGTTTGCCCATCACGGCTGCGGTAATAGTTGGGGCGCTCGCCGATCGGGGCGAAACCGAAGCGGCGATAGAGCGTCTCTGCGGGATTGCCGCGCCGCATCTCGAGCAGCAGCCGGCGCGCGCCGCGGTTCCGGGCGGCATCGGCGAATTCGCGAAGGAGGGAGAGGCCGAGGCCGCGACGCCGCCAGGCCGGATCAATCGCGAAGAGCAGAAGCTCCTCTTCCTCGAAACCGTGGCGCGAAAGGTAGAAGCCGGCGGCTGGCGTACCATCGTGGGGATCGTCTCCGCTCGGCGAGATGAGTTGGTAGTGGCAATTGCCGATGACTAACGCATCCTCGACCTGCCGCCGTGTCCAAGCCTCGCCGTATAGTGGGTCGAAGGCGGAGTTCATGACCGCCATCAACCGGTCGAGATCGTCGAGCGGCGGGATCACGGGCGTGCCTGCGGGAGCTTGGCATCGGGCGCCCGGCCGTAGAGCGGGTGGACTTCGCCGGTCAGGGCCGCCGGCGGCAGCAGCGGCAGTGCGCGGGCATCGGGCAGCAGCGGCAGTGCCTCGCCCGAACCGCGTGCCGCGACCAGCGCCTCGGCCTGGCTGCCCGCGACTAATGCTTCGCTGCACGTCGCGGCTGCCTCGGTCGGCGTCAGCGAAGCGAGGGGGCGGGTCACGGCGCCCGCGGCGTCGAAGCTCGCGACGAACCATTCGCCGTGGCCTCCGGTCGTCGCCACGGCGAGCGGACCGCCGCGCTGCGCCCGGGCCATGGCGGCGACGAGGTCCAGCGTCGGATAGCCAACCAGGTCTGCCCCCCAAGCGAAAGCCAGCGCCCGCGCCGCGGCGAGGCCGACCCGCACTCCGGTGAAGCTGCCGGGCCCGAGAGCCACGGCGATGCGGTCGGCGCGGCCGCCTCCCGGCAACGCGGCGATCATAGGCACGAGCTGTTCGGCATGACCGCGCCCGAGCGTGCGATAGTCGCCCGCGACCAGCCTCTCGCCGTCGAACAGCGCGACAGAGCAGGCTTCGGTCGCGCTATCGATCGCCAGCGTCAGCATCGCGACTCACGGGGGATCACAGGATGGTGTTGAAGGTATCGAAGTCGGGCCGCGGGGACCGATCGAAGATCGTCGCCGGATCGCCGTAGCCCAGCGTCGATATGAAGTTCGATTCGACGTTCGGCGTATCGGCGAAGAAGGCGGCGTTCACCGCGGCGTTGTCGAAGCCCGACATCGGTCCGGTATCGAGTCCCAGCGCGCGCGCGGCGAGGATGAAATAGCCGCCCTGCAGCGACGAATTGCGCAGAGCCATGACCTCGCGATCGGGATGGTTGGCGAAGACGTCGGCGATCTGCGGCGCGTGCGGGAAAAGCTCCGGCAGGCGGGTGTGAAAGTGCAGGTCGGTGCCGATGATGACGGTCACCGGCGCCTTGCGGATCTTGTCCCCGTTTGTGCCCGAGGCAAGCGCGGCCAGCTTGTCCTTGGCTTCCGGCGTGGTGCACCAGATCATCCGCGCGGGCAGCATGTTGGCCGAGGTCGGCCCGAATTTCATCAGGTCCCAGATCGCGTGAAGCTGTTCGCTGCTGACCTGCTTGTCGAGGTAGCCGTTGTACGTGCGCGCGGTGCGGAACAACTGGTCGAGCGCGGCATCGTCGAGCGGCTGGGACATTCGGGCCTCCGGTAAGGCTTTGTGGAGATCAGGCAGCGCGGACTTCGGTGACCTCGGGAACGTAGTGCTTCAAGAGCCCCTCGATCCCCTGCTTGAGCGTCGCGCTCGACGAAGGGCAGCCCGAGCAGGCGCCCTGCATCGTCAGATAGACCACGCCTTCGCGGAAGCCGCGATAGATGATGTCACCGCCGTCGTTGGCCACCGCAGGGCGCACGCGCGTTTCGATCAGTTCCTTGATCTGGTCGACGATGTCGGCATCGGCCGGATCGCTGCCGATCTCGTCGTCCTCGGGCGGCGGCACGGCGATGCCGTTACCCGCGTCCGCAAACAAAGGGGCGCCGGAGACGAAATGGTCGAGCAGCATCGAGACGACCTGCGGCTTGAGTCCGCTCCAGTCGACGCCTTCGCCGGCGGTCACCGAGACGAAATCGCGCCCGAGGAACACACCCGTCACGTCGCCCAGCGAGAACAGTGCTTCGGCCAGCGGCGAGGCGGCGGCGTCCTCCTCGGTGGTGAATTCGCGCGTGCCCGCGGTCATGACCTGCTGGCCGGGAAGGAACTTGAGCGTCGCCGGGTTCGGCGTGGTTTCGGTTTCGATGAACATGATGGAAGGCATGTAGGCCATGTCTAAGGCGGGTCAAGGGCCGCGTGCGCGCTGCCGGGCCGGTCCGCGTTCCTTTCGCGCCCGGCGCGTGGTATGCATCATTTGGTACACAGGGAGGCCAGCCCATGTTCTTCGCGCTCTTCCGCGACGGCGAGGGATGCAAGTCCTATATCCTCGGCTGCGAGGAGACCTGCGCCGCGGCGATCATCGATCCCGCGCTCGATCTGGTCGACCGCTACATCGGCGAGGTCGGCAAGCAGGGCCTGCGGGTGCGCTACATCATCGACACGCACACCCATGCCGATCATTTTTCCGGCGCGCGGGCGCTGCGCGACCATTTCGGCGCGCCGATCGTCATGCACCGCTTCTCGCCCGCGCCCTATGTCGACCTGCATGTCGAGGACGGCCACTCGCTGCCGCTGGGGGTGATGCGGATACAGATCCTGCACACGCCGGGGCACACGCGCGATCTGATGGCGGTCCATGTCGAGGATCGGGTGTTCACCGGCGACACTCTGCTGATCGGCGGCACCGGCCGTAGCGATCTGCCGAGCGGCGATCCCGACCAGCTCTACGACAGCCTGTTCGGCAAGCTGCTGGCGCTGCCCGACGAGACGTTGGTCTTCCCCGCGCACGACTACAAGGGCCGCGACAACACCACCATCGGCGCCGAACGGGCGGCCAATCCCCGCCTGGCCAAGAGCGAGCGCGTGGCTTTCGTCGAACTGATGAACAGCCTGAACCTGTCGGCGCCGACCCACCTGACAGAGGCGCTGCGGACCAACATGTCGGGCGGCAAGACCGTCCGCCAGCTCCTGGCCGAAGCCGGCGCACGGGTTCCGTTCCTGTCGATGGCAGAACTGCGCCACCGCCTGGACGCGCGGCCGAACGACTTCATCATGCTCGACGTGCGCGAGAAGGAGGCCTTCGCGGCCGGCCATGTCCCCGGCGCGATCCACCTGCCGCGCGGCCAGCTCGAGCTGCGGGTGAACGACATCCTGCCCGATCCCGGCGTGGAGATTCTCGCCATCTGCGAATTCGGCAAGATCTCGACGCTCGCCGCCGCTACCCTGCGCGACCTTGGTTTCGCGCGCGCCGCGGCGCTCGACGGCGGCATGGCCGTCTGGCGCGAGAGCGGTTATCCGGTGGAGCAGAGCTCCCCGTAATTATCAGGCGTAACGATCAGGCGAGGTCGTAGGCGACGGTCCGGCGCTGCCGCCGGCGCAACGCGCCTCCCGCCAGGCCGATGCCGACGATCATCATGCCCCAGGTCGCCGGCTCGGGGACCGCTGCAGTTCGCGCTACAGAGAAACGGACCTCGTCGATGTTGTTGCCGTTGCCGCGCAGGTTGTAGCTGATCGTCTGCAGGTTGTTGGCCAGGGCGCCGAGGCTGAAGCTGTCGTTGCCTTCGAGGCCGCGGCCGGCGGTGCCGGTGGGATAGCTCACCCCGGCGACGCCGTATTGCGCGTCCTGCGCATCGAGAGCGCTCAGCGAGTTGGGAAGGATCGAGACGACGTTCGAGCCGGCATCGAGCTTGATCTGGAACGTGCCCGCAACATCGCCGCCGTTGTTGCCAGGGGAGTCGAAGTGAAACAGGAAGATCTGCTGGGTCGTCAGACCGTTCACGATCGTCTTCTCGAGGAAGATGTAAGGCGTCGTTCCGCTCGTATAGGTTCCGGCATCGTTGGCCAGGCTCTGACCAGCGGTCAGCGTCCCGACCGTGCCGTTGAAATTGATAATGGTCGCAGCGGAAGCCGGCATGGCGAGCGTGAGCAACGAAAGAGCCGTCGATGCGGCAGATGCCTTCAACTTGTTCATTCTGATCCCTTGTCCCGGCTGCGAGATTTTGCGGCCCGTTCGGCAGATCGGGCCCGTATCGGTCGTTACCTTAACCGCTAATGATTGTCGGGCGGTTAAGCCGTACTCGGGAGAGGGATTGAGCAGGACTCGATCTGCCATCGTTCCGCCTGCGCCCAATTCCCAATCGCTCCTTCCCGCGATAAAGCCCTCGGCAAAGGAGACAGAGACATGGCGCGTTCGATCATCGTTACCGGCGGATTCGGGGTTCTGGGGCAGGCGGTTGCCGAGGCTTTCGCCAGGCAGGGCGACAAGGTCGCGCGCGTCGATTTCGCACCCAGCCCGGCCGCGCCGCTGGCCGGCTCGCTCGACATCGGCGGGGTGAACCTGACCGACAGCGATGCCACCGCGGCCGCGCTCGACAAGGTCGCGGCGGCGCATGGCGGGATCGACGTGCTGGTCAACGTCGCCGGCGGCTTCACCTGGGAGACCCTGGAAGAGGGCACCCTCGACAGCTGGGCGCGGATGCAGGCGATGAACCTGATGACCAACGCGACGATCACCAAGCTGGCGCTGCCCGCGCTGAAGGCTGCGGATCACGGGCGCATCGTCAACATCGGTGCGGGCGCCGCGATCAAGGCCGGCATGGGCATGGGCGCCTACACTGCCTCAAAGTCTGGCGTGCACCGGCTGACCGAAGCCCTGGCCGAGGAACTTGGCGGCACCGGCGTCACGGTCAACGCCATCCTGCCGAGCATCATCGATACGCCGACCAACCGCGCCGACATGCCCGACGCCGATACCTCGGGCTGGGTGAAGGCCGAAGCGATCGCCGACGTGATCCTGTTCCTCGCCTCGCCGGCCGCGCGCGGCGTGACCGGCGCGCTGATCCCGGTGACGCGCAACGGGTGAGGCCATGCGGATCCTCCCTGTTCCGCGCAGTGGGACGGGGAGGTTGCTGCGATCTGACGCGATCTGGGCTGTCCTACACAGACAAGTTCTGTGAAAATCGCGGCCGTTCTTTGAAATCGTCCTCTCTCTCTGAAATCAGGCGTGAAAGCCTGCGCGCAGCCGACTCACCGTACAGAATCTCCACGCGCCATTTGTGTGAAGATCGCGAAGTTCGGGAAAATCACGGACCCCCGCCTATTCACTGGTCCTTAATCGCTGGCCTCCCTATATCCGGCCGCGATGATACTGCTCTCGCGCTTCTCCCGCACGCTCGCCTGTTTGCTCCCGCTCCTGCTGCTTCCGGTTGCGGCTCCCGCACCGGCCAAGGAGCAGGTTCCGTGGCTCTACAAGGGCAGCGACGTTCCGCCCGATCGCGAATGGACCTTCGGCGAATTGTCCAACGGGATGCGCTATGCCGTGCGCAACAACGGCGTGCCTCCGGGCCAGGTCTCGATCCGCATCAACATCGACGCCGGCTCGCTCAACGAGACCGATGAGGAACAGGGTTTCGCCCACCTCCTCGAACACCTGCTGTTCCGCCAGTCGAAGTATCTGGGCAATGGCGAGGCGATCCCCACCTGGCAGCGGCTCGGCGCGAGCTTCGGCAACGATACCAATGCCGAGACCACGCCGACGCATACGGTGTTCAAGCTCGACCTGCCCAATGCGACGCCGGCCGCGCTCGATGAAAGCTTCAAGCTGCTCTCGGGCATGGTCACCGCGCCGACGCTGAGCGAAGCCAATATCCGCACCGAAGTGCCGATCGTGCTGGCCGAGATGCGCGAGCGCGGCGGTGCGGCACAGCGCGTGCAGGATGCCAGCCGCAAGGTGTTCTACGCGGGCCAACCGCTGGCGAGCCGCGCGCCGATCGGCACCGTGGCGACGCTCAACGGCGCGCATCAGGACGCTGTCCGCGCCTTCCATGCGCGCTGGTACCGGCCCGAGACCACCACCATCGTCGTCGCGGGCGATATCTCGCCGGCTGAAAGCGCGGCGCTGATCAAGAAGTGGTTCGCCGATTGGAAAGTCGCCGGCAAGCCGACCTCGGCGCCCAGCTATGGCGATCCCGTCGCGCCCAAGGATGCCGATCCAGCCAATCCGGTCGGCGAGACGCAGGTGCTGGTCGAGCCCGATCTGCCGCGCAACATTTCCTATGCGATCCTGCGCCCCTGGCGAAAGGTCAACGATACGATCGTCTATAACCAGGGGCTGATGACCGACAGCCTGGCCCAGGCGATCATCAACCGTCGGCTCGAGGCCAAGGCGAGGGCGGGCGGCAGCTACCTCGTCGCCCAGGTCAGCCAGGACAATGTCAGCCGCTCGGTCGACGGCACTTTCGTCTCGGTGACGCCGCTCGGCGATGACTGGCAGGCGGCGGTGAAGGACGTGCGCGCAGTGATCGCCGACGCCTTGGCCACGCCGCCGTCGCAGGAGGAGATCGACCGCGAAATCGCCGAAATGGAAGTCGCCTTCCAGACCCCGGTCGAGCAATACAAGCTGCTGCCGGGTTCGCGCGTGGCCGACGACCTGATCAACGCGCTCGACATTCGCGAGACCGTTGCGGCGCCCGACGCCGTGCTCAGCATCTTCCAGAAGTCGAAACTGTTGTTCACCCCGCAGGCCGTGCTCGATCACACGCGCAAGCTCTTCAAAGGCACGGTGACCCGTGCGCTGTTAGTGACGCCGAAGTCCGGCGAAGGCGACGCAGGGGCGCTGCGCCAGGCCTTGCTGACGCCGGTCACGGGCGACGCCAGCGTGCGGCTTGCCGGCAAGCCGATCCGTTTCGACGAGATGCCGCCGATCGGTGAGCCCGGCAGGCTTACCGCCCTCGCACCGATGGGCTTGCTCGGCATCGAGCAGATCGAGTTCGCCAACGGCGTGAAAGTCATGATGTGGCCGACCCAGGACGAGCCGGGCCGCGTCGCGGTCAAGGTTCGCTTCGGCGGCGGCTATCGCTCGTTCGCTTCGGGTGATGCGCCCTATATCGCGCTCGGCCAGATGGCGCTGGTCGGCTCGGGCGAGGGCACGCTCGGCCAGGAGGAACTCGATCGGATATCCACGGGCCGCAAGATGGGTTTCGATTTCAGTATCGAGGATGCTGCCTTCGAATTCTCGGCGGACACCCGCCAGGCCGATCTCGCCGATCAGCTCTATATCTTCGCTGCCAAGTTCGCGATGCCGCGCTGGGATGCCAACCCGGTGCTGCGTGCCAAGGCTGCCGCGCGGCTGCAGTACGAGACCTATGCGACATCGCCGCAGGGCGTGCTGGAGCGCGATCTCAAGTACCTCCAGCGCGATCGCGATCCTCGCTTCCGTATGCCGCCGCCCGCCGAGCTCGACCAGGCTACTGTCGATGGCTTCAAGAAGGTCTGGTCGCGCGCACTGGCGAATGGCCCGATCGAAGTCCAGGTCTATGGCGATTTCGACCGTGTCGAGACGATCGCTGCTCTGCAACGGACCTTCGGCGCGCTGAAGACGCGTCTGCCGCTGCCCAAGGATACGGCACCGGCCACGGCTCGCTTCCCTGCCGGCAATGGCCAGCCCGTCGTGCTGACCCATCGCGGCGATGCCAATCAGGCTGCGGCGGTCGTCTCTTGGCCGACCGGCGGCGGTTCGATCGGCATCACCGAGTCGCGCAAGATCGAGATCCTGACCCAGCTCTTCACCGACCGGCTGCTGCAGGCGATGCGCGAGAAGCTCGGCGCCAGCTATGCGCCGCAGGTCTATTCGACCTGGCCGCTCGATCTCGACAGCGGCGGCTCGATAACGGCCATGGCGCAACTCCAGCCCGATGGGGTGTCGGCGTTCTTCACCACGGCGCAGGAGATCGCGGCCGACCTCGTCGCCAAGCCCGTCACTGCCGATGAACTCGAGCGGGTGGTCGAACCGCTGCGTCAGCGCATAACCCGCGCTTCGACGAGCGCCGCCTTCTTCATGTACCAGCTCGAAGGGGCGACGGCCGATCCGTCGCGCGTAGCCGGTATCCGTTCGATCCTGCACGACTATACCGTGACGACCCCGGCCGAGATGCAGGAACTGGCGGCGCGCTATCTGCAGCCGGGCAAAAGCTGGCGCCTGGCGGTGCTGCCGCAGCAGCAGACTGGAGCACCGGCAACCCCCGCCGTGCGGTAATATCGATCACACTGGGCGGAAATCCAGCTTTTGCAATTGCCGCGTGCGGCAGCTATGGCGCGCGGCCTGCATAAGGAGTGTTTTGACGTGGCGAGTAACTGGACACCTGACGGCTGGAAGGCGCAAGAGGCACGGCATCTGCCCGCCTATGGCGATTCCGCGAAACTGGGCGAGGTCGAGGCGACCTTGACGAAGTTTCCGCCGCTGGTCTTCGCCGGCGAAGCGCGTGCGCTTAAGCATGACCTTGCCGAAGTCGCCGCGGGCCGCGGTTTTCTGCTCCAGGGCGGCGACTGCGCCGAGAGCTTCGCCGAGTTCCATCCGGACAACATCCGCGACACGTTCCGCGTGCTGCTGCAGATGGCGGTCGTGCTGACCTTCGCCAGCAAGCAGCCGGTGGTGAAGCTGGGGCGTATCGCCGGCCAGTTCGCCAAGCCGCGCTCGGCGCCGACCGAGACGATCGGCGACGTCGAGCTGCCAAGCTACCTCGGCGACATCATCAACGGCGTCGAGTTCGATGCGGCCACCCGCAAGAACGATCCCGAGCGGATGCTGCGCGCCTATAGCCAATCGGCCGCGACGCTGAACCTGATCCGCGCCTTCGCGCATGGCGGCTATGCCAACCTGCGCCAGGTGCACCAGTGGACGCTCGACCACATCGGTCGCAGCCCCTGGGCGGCCAAGTTCTCCGATCTCGCCGACCGTATCGGGGAGGCGCTGGACTTCATGCAGGCCTGCGGGGTCGATCCGCAGACCGTGCCGCAGCTTCAGGGAACGAGCTTCTACACCAGCCACGAGGCGCTGCTGCTGCAGTACGAGCAGGCGCTGACCCGGCGCGATCTGCTGACCGGCGACTGGTACGACTGCTCGGCACACATGCTGTGGATCGGCGACCGCACCCGCTTCGAAGGTTCGGCCCATGTCGAGTTCCTCCGCGGCGTCGGCAATCCGATCGGCATGAAGTGCGGCCCGAGCCTCGAGCCCGACGCGCTGCTCAAGCTGCTCGACACGCTGAACCCGGGCCGCGAGGCGGGCCGGATGACGCTGATCAGCCGCTTCGGCGACGACAAGGTCGAGGAAGGCCTGCCCAAGCTGGTACGCGCGGTGAAGCGCGAAGGTCATCCGGTGGTGTGGTCGTGCGATCCGATGCACGGCAACGTCATCAAGACCAACACCGGCTACAAGACGCGTCCGTTCGACCGTATCCTCAACGAAGTGCGCGGCTTTTTCGCCGTTCACCGCGCCGAGGGCACCCACGCCGGCGGTATCCATATCGAGATGACCGGCCAGGACGTGACCGAATGCACGGGCGGCGCGATCGCCATCACCAACGAAGGGCTGGCCGACCGCTACCACACGCATTG
The window above is part of the Novosphingobium sp. G106 genome. Proteins encoded here:
- a CDS encoding MucR family transcriptional regulator, whose amino-acid sequence is MDIPQNDMNETLITLTSDIVAAHVSNNSVSVEDLPLLITNVYGALSGLGQAAPAVEKLPEPAVSIRSSVKPDHIVCLEDGKKLKMLKRHLMTHYNLTPDQYRQRWGLAADYPMVAPNYAEKRRDLAKKIGLGRKPGPRRSRKPAVKA
- a CDS encoding GNAT family N-acetyltransferase; the encoded protein is MAVMNSAFDPLYGEAWTRRQVEDALVIGNCHYQLISPSGDDPHDGTPAAGFYLSRHGFEEEELLLFAIDPAWRRRGLGLSLLREFADAARNRGARRLLLEMRRGNPAETLYRRFGFAPIGERPNYYRSRDGQTIDAITFSFDM
- the tsaB gene encoding tRNA (adenosine(37)-N6)-threonylcarbamoyltransferase complex dimerization subunit type 1 TsaB, whose protein sequence is MLTLAIDSATEACSVALFDGERLVAGDYRTLGRGHAEQLVPMIAALPGGGRADRIAVALGPGSFTGVRVGLAAARALAFAWGADLVGYPTLDLVAAMARAQRGGPLAVATTGGHGEWFVASFDAAGAVTRPLASLTPTEAAATCSEALVAGSQAEALVAARGSGEALPLLPDARALPLLPPAALTGEVHPLYGRAPDAKLPQARP
- a CDS encoding malonic semialdehyde reductase; amino-acid sequence: MSQPLDDAALDQLFRTARTYNGYLDKQVSSEQLHAIWDLMKFGPTSANMLPARMIWCTTPEAKDKLAALASGTNGDKIRKAPVTVIIGTDLHFHTRLPELFPHAPQIADVFANHPDREVMALRNSSLQGGYFILAARALGLDTGPMSGFDNAAVNAAFFADTPNVESNFISTLGYGDPATIFDRSPRPDFDTFNTIL
- a CDS encoding NifU family protein is translated as MFIETETTPNPATLKFLPGQQVMTAGTREFTTEEDAAASPLAEALFSLGDVTGVFLGRDFVSVTAGEGVDWSGLKPQVVSMLLDHFVSGAPLFADAGNGIAVPPPEDDEIGSDPADADIVDQIKELIETRVRPAVANDGGDIIYRGFREGVVYLTMQGACSGCPSSSATLKQGIEGLLKHYVPEVTEVRAA
- a CDS encoding MBL fold metallo-hydrolase: MFFALFRDGEGCKSYILGCEETCAAAIIDPALDLVDRYIGEVGKQGLRVRYIIDTHTHADHFSGARALRDHFGAPIVMHRFSPAPYVDLHVEDGHSLPLGVMRIQILHTPGHTRDLMAVHVEDRVFTGDTLLIGGTGRSDLPSGDPDQLYDSLFGKLLALPDETLVFPAHDYKGRDNTTIGAERAANPRLAKSERVAFVELMNSLNLSAPTHLTEALRTNMSGGKTVRQLLAEAGARVPFLSMAELRHRLDARPNDFIMLDVREKEAFAAGHVPGAIHLPRGQLELRVNDILPDPGVEILAICEFGKISTLAAATLRDLGFARAAALDGGMAVWRESGYPVEQSSP
- a CDS encoding PEPxxWA-CTERM sorting domain-containing protein; translated protein: MNKLKASAASTALSLLTLAMPASAATIINFNGTVGTLTAGQSLANDAGTYTSGTTPYIFLEKTIVNGLTTQQIFLFHFDSPGNNGGDVAGTFQIKLDAGSNVVSILPNSLSALDAQDAQYGVAGVSYPTGTAGRGLEGNDSFSLGALANNLQTISYNLRGNGNNIDEVRFSVARTAAVPEPATWGMMIVGIGLAGGALRRRQRRTVAYDLA
- a CDS encoding SDR family NAD(P)-dependent oxidoreductase — translated: MARSIIVTGGFGVLGQAVAEAFARQGDKVARVDFAPSPAAPLAGSLDIGGVNLTDSDATAAALDKVAAAHGGIDVLVNVAGGFTWETLEEGTLDSWARMQAMNLMTNATITKLALPALKAADHGRIVNIGAGAAIKAGMGMGAYTASKSGVHRLTEALAEELGGTGVTVNAILPSIIDTPTNRADMPDADTSGWVKAEAIADVILFLASPAARGVTGALIPVTRNG
- a CDS encoding pitrilysin family protein, with product MILLSRFSRTLACLLPLLLLPVAAPAPAKEQVPWLYKGSDVPPDREWTFGELSNGMRYAVRNNGVPPGQVSIRINIDAGSLNETDEEQGFAHLLEHLLFRQSKYLGNGEAIPTWQRLGASFGNDTNAETTPTHTVFKLDLPNATPAALDESFKLLSGMVTAPTLSEANIRTEVPIVLAEMRERGGAAQRVQDASRKVFYAGQPLASRAPIGTVATLNGAHQDAVRAFHARWYRPETTTIVVAGDISPAESAALIKKWFADWKVAGKPTSAPSYGDPVAPKDADPANPVGETQVLVEPDLPRNISYAILRPWRKVNDTIVYNQGLMTDSLAQAIINRRLEAKARAGGSYLVAQVSQDNVSRSVDGTFVSVTPLGDDWQAAVKDVRAVIADALATPPSQEEIDREIAEMEVAFQTPVEQYKLLPGSRVADDLINALDIRETVAAPDAVLSIFQKSKLLFTPQAVLDHTRKLFKGTVTRALLVTPKSGEGDAGALRQALLTPVTGDASVRLAGKPIRFDEMPPIGEPGRLTALAPMGLLGIEQIEFANGVKVMMWPTQDEPGRVAVKVRFGGGYRSFASGDAPYIALGQMALVGSGEGTLGQEELDRISTGRKMGFDFSIEDAAFEFSADTRQADLADQLYIFAAKFAMPRWDANPVLRAKAAARLQYETYATSPQGVLERDLKYLQRDRDPRFRMPPPAELDQATVDGFKKVWSRALANGPIEVQVYGDFDRVETIAALQRTFGALKTRLPLPKDTAPATARFPAGNGQPVVLTHRGDANQAAAVVSWPTGGGSIGITESRKIEILTQLFTDRLLQAMREKLGASYAPQVYSTWPLDLDSGGSITAMAQLQPDGVSAFFTTAQEIAADLVAKPVTADELERVVEPLRQRITRASTSAAFFMYQLEGATADPSRVAGIRSILHDYTVTTPAEMQELAARYLQPGKSWRLAVLPQQQTGAPATPAVR
- a CDS encoding class II 3-deoxy-7-phosphoheptulonate synthase produces the protein MASNWTPDGWKAQEARHLPAYGDSAKLGEVEATLTKFPPLVFAGEARALKHDLAEVAAGRGFLLQGGDCAESFAEFHPDNIRDTFRVLLQMAVVLTFASKQPVVKLGRIAGQFAKPRSAPTETIGDVELPSYLGDIINGVEFDAATRKNDPERMLRAYSQSAATLNLIRAFAHGGYANLRQVHQWTLDHIGRSPWAAKFSDLADRIGEALDFMQACGVDPQTVPQLQGTSFYTSHEALLLQYEQALTRRDLLTGDWYDCSAHMLWIGDRTRFEGSAHVEFLRGVGNPIGMKCGPSLEPDALLKLLDTLNPGREAGRMTLISRFGDDKVEEGLPKLVRAVKREGHPVVWSCDPMHGNVIKTNTGYKTRPFDRILNEVRGFFAVHRAEGTHAGGIHIEMTGQDVTECTGGAIAITNEGLADRYHTHCDPRLNAAQSIELAFLLADMLNLEATERTRQAA